In Halorhabdus tiamatea SARL4B, a genomic segment contains:
- a CDS encoding protein kinase domain-containing protein codes for MADVDDGRDPFETVQAVMADPAASTDRLPSLLGLLDDDDPTVRLAGAFALCLVAVADPGSITYVRDRLSDRLETGNAEARLTLEYIARRFPDRVEAEFASDSKVSREGTGAPGGERGRDSRVEDVGRVRPPRAGFDPRSVDPNRSVIDPADPQRHDDPAQGPSGGSSPPEGTVPEELKRSETNIAERRQWNRLFERLSEIVAYSRFEELRMLSGQQRGRYADVARVLTVDEGVERALAMRLFYRPSAADSDSLLESLATALDRWQGISDHPGIATVYDWNQAPQPWAATDLLETTVADRVEALAPSRAVSIAIDVADALAYAHTHGVVHGGLDPRNVGLPALGERGDADTATLVNVGLLEVYRYHVSPASCLDPRYAAPEYYDRQFGKIDHATDIYHLGAVLYRLLTGRPPFLGEFEAVREDVLNAAPPQPSLQVDVPDALDNVVSKALAKRSLGRYETINDLRQDLTRVHAELTDHNESRGSDRP; via the coding sequence ATGGCAGACGTCGACGACGGGCGGGACCCGTTTGAGACGGTCCAGGCAGTGATGGCCGATCCGGCAGCCAGCACTGACCGTCTCCCGTCCTTGCTCGGACTGCTGGACGACGACGATCCGACCGTCCGACTCGCTGGCGCGTTCGCCCTCTGTCTGGTCGCAGTGGCCGACCCCGGGTCGATCACCTACGTCCGCGACCGGCTCTCGGACCGTCTCGAAACGGGCAATGCGGAGGCACGGCTGACCCTCGAGTATATCGCGAGACGGTTTCCCGATCGTGTCGAGGCCGAATTTGCCTCCGACAGCAAGGTATCACGGGAAGGGACAGGGGCCCCAGGGGGAGAGCGGGGGCGGGACTCGCGAGTGGAAGACGTCGGTCGTGTTCGGCCCCCGCGAGCCGGTTTCGACCCGCGGAGCGTCGATCCCAACCGGAGTGTGATCGACCCGGCCGATCCACAGCGCCACGACGATCCGGCCCAGGGCCCGTCTGGCGGGTCCAGTCCGCCAGAGGGAACCGTTCCGGAAGAGTTGAAGCGATCCGAGACGAACATCGCCGAGCGCCGCCAGTGGAACCGCTTGTTCGAACGGCTGTCCGAGATCGTCGCCTACAGTCGCTTCGAGGAACTCAGGATGCTCTCGGGGCAGCAACGCGGTCGGTACGCCGACGTGGCCCGCGTTCTGACCGTCGACGAGGGCGTCGAGCGGGCGCTCGCGATGCGACTCTTCTATCGGCCGTCGGCGGCTGATTCTGACTCACTTCTGGAGAGTCTGGCGACGGCCCTCGATCGGTGGCAGGGGATCAGCGATCACCCAGGTATCGCGACGGTCTACGACTGGAATCAGGCTCCACAGCCATGGGCGGCGACCGATCTGCTCGAGACGACAGTCGCCGATCGGGTCGAGGCGCTCGCCCCCTCACGCGCGGTTTCGATCGCGATCGACGTCGCCGACGCGCTGGCGTACGCCCACACCCACGGTGTCGTTCACGGCGGTCTCGACCCGCGAAACGTCGGATTGCCGGCTCTCGGAGAGCGTGGGGACGCCGACACGGCGACGCTTGTCAACGTCGGCCTCCTCGAGGTGTACCGGTATCACGTCTCGCCCGCGTCGTGTCTCGACCCGCGCTACGCCGCTCCGGAGTACTACGATCGCCAGTTCGGGAAAATCGATCACGCGACCGACATCTATCACCTCGGGGCCGTCCTCTATCGGCTGCTCACCGGCCGACCACCGTTTCTCGGCGAGTTCGAGGCCGTCCGGGAAGACGTCCTCAACGCGGCCCCGCCCCAGCCCTCGCTGCAGGTCGACGTGCCGGACGCACTCGACAACGTCGTCTCGAAGGCGCTGGCCAAACGCTCGCTGGGGAGATACGAAACGATAAATGATCTCCGCCAGGATCTGACGCGTGTGCACGCCGAACTGACCGACCACAACGAGTCCCGCGGGAGTGACCGGCCGTGA
- a CDS encoding glycerophosphodiester phosphodiesterase produces the protein MRCIAHRGFAGLYPENTLTAVRQAAAQADMIEVDIRRCGSGELVVFHDETVDRLTDETGAVADHSADELAAMDVDGSGEGIPTLADVLDVVPSDVGLDLELKESGLIEDVQTAVEGTDIDVWLSSFDTDVVATAAETTDWPVVLIVDDASEAAIERAAGIGCAGIAPHWRLIDFALIERAHRSNLSVYAWPINDIERAQSLRKMEVDGIVAEEPTACPGD, from the coding sequence ATGCGCTGTATCGCACACCGCGGCTTCGCCGGGCTGTATCCCGAAAACACCCTGACAGCCGTGCGACAGGCGGCCGCGCAGGCGGACATGATCGAGGTCGACATCCGGCGGTGTGGCTCTGGCGAACTGGTCGTCTTTCACGACGAGACGGTCGATCGGCTCACCGACGAGACGGGCGCAGTCGCGGACCATTCGGCCGACGAACTCGCGGCGATGGACGTCGACGGGTCCGGAGAGGGGATTCCGACACTGGCTGACGTACTCGATGTCGTCCCGTCGGACGTCGGATTGGATCTCGAACTCAAGGAATCAGGGCTGATCGAAGACGTCCAGACAGCCGTCGAGGGGACCGATATCGACGTGTGGCTCTCGTCGTTCGACACGGATGTCGTCGCGACCGCCGCGGAGACGACCGACTGGCCAGTCGTGTTGATCGTCGACGACGCTTCGGAAGCCGCTATCGAGCGCGCGGCCGGGATCGGGTGTGCCGGAATCGCCCCCCACTGGCGACTCATCGACTTCGCGTTGATAGAGCGTGCCCATCGCTCGAATCTCTCCGTCTACGCCTGGCCGATCAACGACATCGAACGCGCACAGTCGCTGCGGAAGATGGAGGTCGACGGGATCGTCGCCGAGGAACCGACCGCCTGTCCCGGTGACTAG
- a CDS encoding DUF7139 domain-containing protein — MSGDGPSTSTEEPEPGDENGLVATYRRYVQSDVSRREIYSGFGLFFAGVTFGIVAFVVFLYSGTYPTGSEPYWYIREVAIVAGSLMVPAVTVSVVILLPVGRRTRAVSAVGTLISLVSIVWFTQVYPWQWSSANDMSVISLYAVGVALLVGATGAALVAQYVDRVTERPGEGAEADADVSSEDDVTDEDVRADIDDAMADSSLTWGGVEAEPTTKRLKFDMPDAAEVGNVDETVDAATETRSASGSVDDAVDGLRKFQGGEDATARTESPDEQVSALAAMRERQQADDDVETGVERPGLIARLRRRLFH; from the coding sequence ATGAGTGGGGACGGGCCATCGACGAGCACTGAGGAACCAGAACCCGGCGACGAGAACGGGTTGGTCGCAACGTACCGGCGATACGTCCAATCCGACGTGAGTCGCAGGGAGATCTACAGCGGCTTCGGGCTGTTCTTTGCCGGCGTGACCTTCGGCATTGTCGCGTTCGTCGTGTTTCTGTACAGTGGGACGTACCCCACCGGATCCGAGCCCTACTGGTACATTCGCGAGGTCGCGATCGTCGCCGGGTCGCTGATGGTTCCCGCCGTCACCGTGAGTGTCGTGATCCTGCTTCCGGTCGGTCGTCGCACGCGCGCAGTCAGCGCGGTCGGGACACTTATCAGCCTGGTTTCGATCGTGTGGTTCACGCAGGTCTATCCCTGGCAGTGGAGTTCGGCCAACGACATGAGCGTGATCAGCCTCTATGCCGTGGGCGTCGCGTTGCTCGTCGGGGCGACCGGCGCTGCGCTGGTCGCACAGTACGTCGATCGGGTCACCGAACGGCCAGGCGAAGGGGCCGAAGCCGACGCAGACGTGTCCTCTGAAGATGACGTCACCGACGAAGACGTCCGTGCGGACATCGACGACGCGATGGCCGATTCCTCGTTAACGTGGGGCGGCGTCGAGGCCGAACCGACCACGAAACGGCTCAAGTTCGACATGCCGGACGCCGCGGAGGTGGGCAACGTCGACGAAACTGTCGATGCTGCCACGGAGACCAGATCCGCCAGTGGATCCGTCGACGACGCGGTCGACGGGTTGCGGAAATTCCAGGGTGGAGAGGACGCGACGGCACGCACAGAAAGTCCGGACGAGCAGGTCTCCGCACTCGCGGCGATGCGCGAGCGACAGCAGGCTGACGACGACGTCGAGACCGGGGTCGAGCGTCCGGGTCTGATCGCACGCCTGCGACGACGATTGTTCCACTGA
- a CDS encoding disk-shape morphogenesis protein volactin yields MAKGLDVGTMNLLSARQEGNETVFVQQRNSFVEIDYSDMADQMLSRSDVLHIRKDDQVYIVGDDALNFANIFNEETRRPMQAGILSSDEKSAIPMIKLITEQVVGDPQHSSERLFFSVPADPIDDDTSTLYHQKTIESLLSDMGYDPEPINEGMAVIYSELADKEFTGLGISFGAGMTNVCLSYYAVPVMKFSIARGGDWIDEKAAQATGTPVDKVTSVKEEDFSLDFETDVGGVEGALSIYYDNLLDYVIENIISEVDEEDIEEGLDVPVVVTGGTATPDGFEELFAERLSEADLPFSIQGVERADNPLYSVAQGALVAARSEEERDGTAAAVESADDQDETEEAETDD; encoded by the coding sequence ATGGCAAAGGGACTTGACGTGGGGACGATGAATCTCCTGTCTGCCAGACAGGAAGGGAACGAAACCGTCTTCGTGCAACAGCGCAACTCGTTCGTCGAGATCGACTACAGCGACATGGCCGATCAGATGCTGTCACGCAGCGACGTGTTGCACATCCGCAAGGACGATCAGGTGTACATCGTCGGCGACGACGCGCTCAACTTCGCGAACATCTTCAACGAGGAGACGCGCCGGCCGATGCAGGCGGGAATTCTCTCGAGTGACGAGAAGTCGGCGATTCCGATGATCAAGCTCATCACCGAACAGGTAGTCGGCGACCCCCAGCATTCGAGCGAGCGACTGTTCTTCTCGGTCCCGGCGGATCCGATCGACGACGACACGTCGACGCTGTACCACCAGAAGACCATCGAGTCGCTGCTCAGCGACATGGGCTACGATCCCGAACCGATCAACGAAGGGATGGCAGTCATCTACTCGGAACTGGCCGACAAGGAGTTCACGGGGCTGGGCATCAGCTTCGGGGCCGGCATGACCAACGTCTGTCTGTCGTACTACGCGGTGCCAGTCATGAAGTTCTCGATCGCTCGAGGTGGCGACTGGATCGACGAGAAGGCGGCCCAGGCCACCGGGACGCCCGTCGACAAGGTCACGTCCGTCAAGGAAGAGGACTTCTCGCTCGACTTCGAGACCGACGTGGGCGGGGTCGAGGGTGCGCTGAGCATCTACTACGACAACTTACTCGATTACGTCATCGAGAACATCATCAGCGAGGTCGACGAGGAGGACATCGAAGAGGGCTTGGATGTCCCGGTCGTCGTGACCGGCGGGACCGCGACGCCGGACGGCTTCGAGGAGCTGTTCGCCGAACGGCTCTCGGAAGCAGACCTCCCGTTCTCGATCCAGGGCGTCGAACGGGCCGATAACCCGCTGTACAGCGTCGCCCAGGGCGCGCTGGTGGCTGCCCGATCGGAAGAAGAACGCGACGGCACGGCGGCTGCAGTCGAGTCTGCGGACGACCAAGACGAGACTGAAGAGGCGGAAACCGACGACTGA
- the sucD gene encoding succinate--CoA ligase subunit alpha, with product MSVLVDEDTRVIVQGITGGEGEFHAEQMIEYGTNVVAGAVPGKGGQEVHGVPVYDTVERAAREEDADASVVFVPPAFAADALFEALDAPLDVVVAITEGIPTQDVSEVYAEMQETDTHLIGPNCPGVITPGETKLGILPGNIFSEGSVGLVSRSGTLTYQIVDSLTERGIGQTTAVGIGGDPIVGTDFIDALELFEADPETEAVVMCGEIGGEDEEEAAEYIAEEMETPVVGFIAGRTAPPGKRMGHAGAIVSGGGTGTAQSKIDALEAAGVAVGETPSDVADLVEGLDQ from the coding sequence ATGAGTGTATTGGTCGACGAAGACACGCGCGTCATCGTTCAGGGAATCACCGGCGGCGAGGGCGAGTTCCACGCCGAGCAGATGATCGAATACGGCACGAACGTCGTCGCCGGCGCGGTCCCGGGCAAGGGCGGCCAGGAAGTCCACGGCGTCCCCGTCTACGACACGGTCGAGCGCGCGGCCCGCGAGGAAGACGCCGACGCATCCGTCGTGTTCGTGCCGCCCGCGTTCGCTGCGGACGCACTCTTCGAGGCGCTCGATGCGCCACTCGACGTCGTGGTCGCGATCACCGAGGGGATCCCGACCCAGGACGTCAGCGAGGTCTACGCCGAGATGCAAGAAACCGACACGCACCTGATCGGGCCCAACTGCCCCGGCGTGATCACCCCGGGCGAGACCAAACTCGGCATCCTGCCGGGCAACATCTTCAGCGAAGGGTCGGTCGGACTCGTCTCGCGATCCGGAACGCTGACCTACCAGATCGTCGATAGCCTGACCGAGCGCGGGATCGGCCAGACGACCGCCGTCGGCATCGGCGGCGACCCGATCGTCGGCACGGACTTCATCGACGCACTGGAACTGTTCGAAGCCGATCCGGAGACTGAGGCCGTTGTGATGTGTGGCGAGATCGGTGGCGAGGACGAGGAGGAGGCCGCCGAATACATCGCCGAGGAGATGGAAACCCCCGTCGTGGGATTCATCGCGGGCCGGACCGCCCCGCCGGGCAAGCGAATGGGCCACGCCGGCGCGATCGTCTCCGGTGGCGGCACCGGGACGGCACAAAGCAAGATCGACGCACTGGAGGCTGCGGGCGTCGCGGTCGGCGAGACGCCGAGCGACGTCGCCGATCTGGTCGAGGGCCTCGATCAGTAG
- the sucC gene encoding ADP-forming succinate--CoA ligase subunit beta, which translates to MRLHEYQAKRVFADAGIPVPDSTLATTVEDAVEAAESIGYPVAIKAQVHVGGRGKAGGIKLADDAEEARAAAGDILGMDLKGYTVDRVLVEAAVDFVNELYVGVTMDRGAGQPVAMVSTKGGVNIEEVAAEDPDAIAREHVDPAYGLHPYQARKAVYDAGVDREVAGDVASILATLYDLWDEKDGSDAEINPVMITDDDEVIAADAVFNVDDDALFRQSEIAQLEGETTDDDLEAMAGEYGFDYVRLDGNVGIIGNGAGLVMTTLDLVDHYGGSPANFLDIGGGAKAGRVRNALEVVFADDNVDSVVFNIFGGITRGDEVARGINEALEEFETIPNPVTVRLAGTNSVQGMEILNTDLVTVEETLEAAVQRAVADAEEVAQ; encoded by the coding sequence ATGCGACTCCACGAATATCAGGCCAAGCGCGTCTTCGCCGACGCCGGGATCCCGGTTCCCGATTCGACGCTCGCGACGACCGTCGAGGACGCGGTCGAGGCGGCCGAGTCGATCGGCTATCCGGTCGCGATCAAAGCACAGGTACACGTCGGCGGGCGGGGCAAGGCCGGCGGGATCAAACTCGCCGACGACGCCGAGGAGGCCCGCGCGGCCGCCGGGGACATCCTCGGGATGGACCTGAAAGGCTACACCGTCGACCGGGTGCTCGTCGAGGCGGCCGTCGACTTCGTGAACGAACTCTACGTCGGCGTGACGATGGACCGCGGGGCGGGCCAGCCGGTCGCGATGGTCTCGACGAAGGGCGGCGTCAACATCGAGGAGGTCGCCGCCGAGGACCCCGACGCCATCGCGCGCGAACACGTCGATCCGGCCTACGGACTGCACCCCTATCAGGCCCGGAAAGCCGTCTACGACGCGGGCGTCGACCGCGAGGTGGCCGGCGATGTCGCCTCGATCCTCGCGACGCTGTACGATCTCTGGGACGAGAAGGACGGCAGCGACGCCGAGATCAATCCCGTGATGATCACCGACGACGACGAGGTGATCGCGGCCGACGCCGTCTTCAACGTCGACGACGACGCCCTCTTCCGACAGTCCGAGATCGCCCAACTCGAGGGTGAGACGACCGACGACGACCTCGAAGCGATGGCGGGCGAGTACGGCTTCGATTACGTCCGCCTCGATGGCAACGTCGGCATCATCGGCAACGGCGCGGGCCTGGTGATGACGACGCTCGACCTCGTCGATCACTACGGCGGATCGCCGGCGAACTTCCTCGACATCGGCGGCGGGGCGAAAGCCGGTCGCGTCCGCAACGCCCTCGAAGTCGTCTTCGCCGACGACAACGTCGACAGCGTCGTGTTCAACATTTTCGGCGGGATCACCCGCGGCGACGAGGTCGCTCGCGGCATCAACGAGGCCCTCGAAGAGTTCGAGACGATTCCCAACCCAGTCACCGTTCGACTGGCAGGCACCAACAGCGTGCAAGGCATGGAGATACTCAACACCGATCTCGTGACCGTCGAGGAAACGCTCGAAGCAGCCGTCCAGCGTGCTGTCGCCGACGCCGAGGAGGTGGCACAATGA
- a CDS encoding class I SAM-dependent methyltransferase produces the protein MGHHTFDAGRADALEDDSRYAYLSVDELLGLFDFEATDCVADLGSGTGFYTRSVAEYVEEVLAIDVQPAMHAAFEEFGQPDNVFPVTASVDWLPVCADAFAAAYSTMTYHEFVSEQALEELARAIEPGGRVAIADWSAEGVDERGPPLAERYDAATVAEHLEDHGFVVDTAEERRETFVVSARYEPTSA, from the coding sequence ATGGGCCATCACACGTTCGACGCCGGGCGGGCGGACGCCCTGGAAGACGACTCACGGTACGCCTACCTCTCGGTCGACGAGTTGCTGGGGCTGTTCGACTTCGAGGCGACGGACTGCGTCGCCGATCTCGGGAGCGGAACCGGATTTTATACGCGCTCGGTCGCCGAGTACGTCGAGGAGGTACTCGCGATCGACGTCCAGCCGGCGATGCACGCCGCCTTCGAGGAGTTCGGTCAGCCCGACAACGTCTTTCCGGTCACTGCGAGCGTCGACTGGCTGCCGGTCTGTGCCGACGCCTTCGCCGCCGCGTACTCGACGATGACCTACCACGAGTTCGTGAGCGAACAGGCTCTCGAGGAACTCGCCCGCGCGATCGAACCGGGCGGGCGGGTCGCGATCGCCGACTGGTCGGCCGAGGGCGTCGACGAGCGCGGCCCGCCGCTCGCAGAGCGCTACGACGCGGCGACCGTCGCCGAGCATCTCGAAGACCACGGCTTCGTCGTCGACACCGCGGAGGAACGCCGCGAGACGTTCGTCGTCTCGGCGCGCTACGAACCGACCTCGGCCTGA
- a CDS encoding TraB/GumN family protein — MSDTVDPPDPSAPGGEGSIQLVGTAHVSAESADRVERTIEDEQPDVVAVELDEGRFRQFKGESPDDIEASDLLQGNTVFQFLAYWMLSYVQARLGDRFDVTPGADMMAGVETAEAEGIDVALVDRDIQTTIQRFWKRLTGLEKLKLFGGMLVGVGGPWMAAWTVGLTIGLFVGVLGTAFGLSLTSILGLGLPSAAVLDVVLLAGVVGTAIALLLLAAFSGSEDEDAEEFDIEQLTDTDVVSAMMEEFRRFSPGGAEALIDERDAFIAHQLVGLREEGYHVVAVVGAGHRAGIQRYLDDPSTLPPMDSLTGTISGRRFSPYKLFGYLFTLGFGAFFVLLLLGGAEQGWLLRLFGAWFLVNGIIAAGLAKLAGAHWSSAGVGGAVAWLTSVNPLLAPGWFAGYVELRYLEVNVSDINHLNELLDDEELPIPELLARMREVPLFRLILIVALTNIGSMVASALFASAVLPYMSAEIGGVGEVADLLIMGARNGAELLWSFLP, encoded by the coding sequence ATGAGTGATACGGTCGACCCACCGGACCCGTCTGCGCCCGGTGGCGAGGGGTCGATACAACTCGTCGGGACGGCGCACGTCTCGGCGGAGAGTGCCGACCGCGTCGAGCGGACCATCGAAGACGAACAACCCGACGTCGTCGCCGTCGAACTCGACGAGGGACGCTTTCGCCAGTTCAAGGGCGAGTCGCCCGACGACATCGAGGCGAGCGACCTCCTGCAGGGCAACACAGTCTTTCAGTTTCTGGCCTACTGGATGCTCTCGTACGTCCAGGCGCGACTCGGCGATCGCTTCGACGTCACGCCCGGCGCGGACATGATGGCCGGCGTCGAGACCGCCGAGGCCGAGGGAATCGACGTCGCGCTGGTCGATCGGGACATCCAGACGACGATCCAGCGCTTCTGGAAGCGCCTGACTGGCCTCGAGAAGCTCAAGCTCTTCGGCGGGATGCTCGTCGGCGTCGGCGGCCCGTGGATGGCGGCCTGGACGGTCGGGTTGACGATCGGGCTGTTCGTCGGCGTCCTCGGGACGGCCTTCGGGCTCTCGCTTACGAGCATCCTCGGACTCGGCTTGCCGTCCGCGGCCGTGCTCGACGTCGTCCTGCTTGCTGGTGTCGTGGGGACGGCTATCGCACTCCTCCTTCTGGCTGCGTTCTCGGGCTCCGAAGACGAAGACGCCGAGGAGTTCGACATCGAACAACTCACCGATACAGACGTCGTCTCGGCGATGATGGAAGAGTTCCGGCGGTTCTCGCCGGGCGGAGCCGAGGCCCTGATCGACGAACGCGACGCCTTCATCGCCCATCAGCTCGTTGGCCTGCGCGAGGAGGGCTATCACGTCGTCGCCGTGGTTGGGGCCGGCCACCGCGCGGGAATCCAGCGGTATCTCGACGATCCCTCGACCCTCCCGCCGATGGACTCTCTCACCGGAACGATCTCCGGGCGACGATTTTCGCCCTACAAACTCTTTGGGTACCTCTTTACGCTCGGGTTCGGCGCGTTCTTCGTCCTGCTGTTGCTCGGCGGGGCCGAACAGGGCTGGTTGCTCAGACTCTTCGGGGCGTGGTTCCTGGTCAACGGTATCATCGCCGCTGGCCTGGCAAAGCTGGCGGGCGCTCACTGGTCGTCCGCCGGCGTCGGCGGGGCGGTCGCCTGGCTGACGAGCGTCAACCCGCTGCTCGCGCCCGGGTGGTTCGCCGGCTACGTCGAGTTGCGCTACCTCGAGGTCAACGTCTCCGACATCAACCACCTCAACGAACTGCTCGACGACGAGGAGCTACCGATCCCCGAACTCCTCGCCCGGATGCGGGAGGTTCCGCTGTTCCGACTCATTCTGATCGTCGCACTCACGAACATCGGCAGCATGGTCGCCAGCGCCCTCTTTGCGAGCGCGGTCTTGCCGTACATGTCCGCAGAGATCGGCGGCGTCGGTGAGGTCGCTGATCTCCTGATCATGGGCGCGCGTAACGGGGCGGAACTGCTCTGGAGTTTCCTCCCGTGA
- a CDS encoding zinc metalloprotease, with protein MSAIGSIRFSRRELFDLVAAWLILSVAFTLFLNPGVLSRWSYAPDPAAVIAAFGESLVTSLLTVGVGFMLHELAHKVVAIRFGQVAAFQADYGMLFLALVSAMAGFLFAAPGAVVHRGRLTPKESGLIALAGPMTNLALVLVFAPVALLAGPDIASIASFGVTINLLLAGFNMIPYGPLDGRTVLRWSRGVYLAVAVPSIVLAIAGLFGPGL; from the coding sequence GTGAGCGCGATCGGCTCGATCCGGTTTTCCCGGCGTGAACTGTTCGATCTCGTCGCCGCCTGGCTCATCCTGAGCGTTGCTTTCACCCTGTTCTTGAACCCCGGAGTGCTCTCGCGGTGGTCCTACGCCCCCGACCCGGCGGCCGTGATCGCGGCGTTCGGTGAGTCCCTCGTGACCAGCCTCCTCACCGTCGGTGTCGGGTTCATGCTTCACGAACTCGCCCACAAGGTGGTCGCGATCCGGTTCGGCCAGGTCGCCGCGTTCCAGGCCGATTACGGGATGTTGTTTCTCGCGCTCGTCTCGGCGATGGCGGGCTTTCTCTTCGCCGCGCCGGGCGCGGTCGTGCATCGCGGCCGACTCACGCCCAAGGAGTCCGGCCTCATCGCGCTGGCCGGCCCGATGACGAACCTCGCACTCGTGCTCGTCTTCGCGCCGGTCGCGCTCCTGGCCGGTCCGGACATAGCGTCGATCGCGTCCTTTGGCGTCACGATCAACCTCCTGCTGGCGGGGTTCAACATGATCCCGTACGGCCCCCTTGACGGTCGCACTGTGCTGCGGTGGAGCCGTGGCGTGTATCTCGCGGTTGCCGTCCCCTCTATCGTCCTCGCAATCGCCGGACTGTTCGGGCCTGGTCTCTGA
- a CDS encoding GNAT family N-acetyltransferase, with protein MHEFRPVTAVEREEFDRIRRYAFHLEDGPLAHENGADSDGESPLGTRYGYLDDGDLASICIHYTFETRLRGEWIEMGGLGAVATPPERRREGNVRGMLKESIRTFGDVPLVALWPFSTAFYRQFGWASTNEITRYTVPPEELPTGSEPTGEFRPVDPDEWRRLRKVHLAAGRAETLSVRRSEQWWRRRIFHAWGDDRRHVYAYVREGTKAGYVVYDVEQDDERELTVEYLGARDHAAFRVLLGFLGDHDSQVDRIILDRPGDARLFDVLEAPQEADAELRPGPMVRLTDVTRALEAVPYPDDVDEQVTVEVVDPLIEENSDTYRLLVEDGEGICRSKPEASADVTLDVGALSRLLIGARSADALATVGDLSASADARERLARLFPPERVFLREFF; from the coding sequence ATGCACGAGTTTCGGCCGGTCACTGCGGTCGAGCGCGAGGAATTCGACCGCATCCGGCGGTACGCGTTCCACCTGGAAGACGGACCGCTCGCCCATGAGAACGGCGCGGACAGCGACGGCGAGTCACCCCTCGGAACCCGATATGGGTATCTCGACGACGGAGACCTGGCGAGCATCTGCATCCACTACACCTTCGAGACACGGTTGCGGGGCGAGTGGATCGAGATGGGGGGACTCGGTGCCGTGGCGACGCCGCCGGAGCGTCGCCGCGAGGGCAACGTCCGGGGGATGCTCAAGGAATCCATCCGGACCTTCGGAGACGTTCCGCTCGTCGCACTGTGGCCGTTCTCGACCGCGTTCTACCGGCAGTTCGGCTGGGCGAGCACGAACGAGATCACCCGGTATACCGTCCCACCGGAAGAGCTCCCGACAGGCTCGGAGCCCACTGGCGAATTCCGCCCCGTGGATCCCGACGAGTGGCGAAGGCTCAGGAAGGTCCATCTGGCCGCAGGCCGTGCCGAGACACTCTCTGTGCGCCGTAGCGAGCAGTGGTGGCGACGCCGGATCTTCCACGCCTGGGGCGACGACCGTCGCCACGTCTACGCCTACGTCCGGGAGGGGACGAAAGCGGGCTACGTCGTCTACGACGTCGAGCAGGACGACGAGCGCGAACTCACCGTCGAATATCTCGGCGCGCGAGATCACGCGGCCTTCCGTGTGCTGCTCGGATTTCTCGGTGATCACGACTCCCAGGTCGACCGGATCATCCTCGACCGACCCGGCGATGCAAGGCTGTTCGACGTTCTCGAAGCCCCCCAGGAGGCAGACGCCGAACTCCGGCCGGGTCCGATGGTTCGGCTCACCGACGTCACGCGGGCGCTCGAAGCCGTCCCGTATCCCGATGACGTCGACGAGCAGGTAACGGTCGAAGTGGTCGATCCGCTGATCGAGGAGAACAGCGACACCTACCGGCTCCTCGTCGAGGACGGCGAGGGAATCTGCCGGTCGAAACCCGAGGCTTCGGCCGACGTCACTCTCGACGTCGGAGCGCTGTCGCGGCTGCTGATCGGCGCGCGGTCGGCCGACGCTCTCGCGACGGTGGGCGATCTCTCGGCCAGTGCGGACGCGCGTGAGAGGCTCGCTCGACTGTTCCCGCCGGAGCGGGTGTTTCTTCGGGAGTTCTTCTAG